From the Solirubrobacterales bacterium genome, the window CTAGATCGATGGAGGTTGACGACCGTAACGACATCCTGGGAAGAAAAGTTAGGCCAGATCAGGAGAAAAGTCAAGAGACTGACGTCACTTTTACCTTTACAGAAACCGGGCCTGGTCATTCTCACTCCGAATCCACCCGCGCCCCGCAGCAAACCCTTCTGGAGCCGGTTGTGGCCACATAGGCTCCACTATCGGCTCCAGAACCCAGTGGGGCCACGCTGAATCCATTCTGGAGCCGGTTGTGGCCACATAGGCTCCACTATCGGCTCCAGAACCGTGGAGGGGTGGGTTCGTTGGTGGTGGGTGTCAGGCTCTTCTGAAGAAGGCTGCGTACCAGGCGTCGCTGGTCGCCACCACGGCGTCGTCGATCGAGATCTTGCGACCGCCCATCTCCTCGTGGGCGAACCACACGTAGCAGCACTGTTCCACCATGCAGGCCATCGACTCGGCCACAGTTGCAGCCGGAACCCCGTCGACCTCGGTGATCCCGTGGCCGCTTTCCAGAGCCTTGACGAACCGGTCAACGTGCCGGTCCCGCATGTCCCACCAGATCCGGCGGAGCTCCGGGTCCACCCCGGCTGCCTCGATGAACGCCCGCATCACGTCGCGGCTCTCGAAGTAGGCCTCGATGTATCCCCGGTTGGCGTCGGTGAGCGCCGCCAGCGGATCGTCCGCAAAGGAGTGTCGGGTCCGTCCGCTCGCCTCGTAGAGGTTTTCGTGCAGGTCGGCGATCAGCTCCGAGAAGACCGCCTCCTTGCTGGTGAAGTAGCGGTAGAGGCCACCGTTGGAGACGCCGGCCCGTTCCGCGATGTCCACCATCCGGGCATCGACGTATCCGTCCTCGGCAAAGACCTCACGGGCGGCCCCGAGGATCTTCGTCCGGGTCTCCCGACCCTTCTTTGTTGTCGGCGAGATGATCATCAGTCTCAGCAGACAGATCTAATCAGAGCGGCAGGATAGGCTCGATTCATGGCCACATCCCCCTACGCGGACAAGGGTCTCTGGCACGCCACCTACGGGGAGTACGAACCGTCACCACCGCTCGCCGGATCGGTCGAGGCCGACGTGGCGATCGTCGGGGGCGGCTTCACCGGGATGGCGACCGCCTACTGGCTGCTGAAGGCGGAGCCATCGCTGAAAGTGGTGGTGCTGGAGAGCGAGGTGGTCGGCTACGGGGCGAGCGGGCGCAACGGCTCCTTCGCGATGACCGTGGTCGGGCTCGGCCTCGACCTGCTGGCGAAGATCAAGGGCCGCGACCGGGCGATCCAGGCGCAGCGCTACCTGGAACGGGCGGTGGACCTGGTCGGGGAACTGGTCGAAACCGAAGGGCTGGACTGCGACTACATCCGGCCCGGTTTCCTGCGGATGGCGACCACTCCGGCCTACGAGAAGAAG encodes:
- a CDS encoding TetR/AcrR family transcriptional regulator, producing MIISPTTKKGRETRTKILGAAREVFAEDGYVDARMVDIAERAGVSNGGLYRYFTSKEAVFSELIADLHENLYEASGRTRHSFADDPLAALTDANRGYIEAYFESRDVMRAFIEAAGVDPELRRIWWDMRDRHVDRFVKALESGHGITEVDGVPAATVAESMACMVEQCCYVWFAHEEMGGRKISIDDAVVATSDAWYAAFFRRA